A stretch of DNA from Methanolinea mesophila:
GCACATCAATATCGTCACCCTGGCCATGATCGTCCCGGTTACAATGATGCACATGCACGTGGTCCAGATGGACCTCAAAAAAGAGGGGTCCAGGGAACGGGTCCTGGAGATCATCGAGAAACACCCCCGCATGGGGCTTGTACGGAAGTCTACCGGGATAACCAGCACCGCAGAACTCAAGGAGTACGCCATGGACCTCGGCAGGTGCAGGTCCGATCTCTGGGAGAACGGGATCTTCGAAGAGTCCGTATCGGTACTCGGCCGCGACCTCTATCTCTTCCAGGCCATCCACCAGGAGGCGGACGTCGTGGTGGAGAACATCGACGCCATCAGGGCTATGATGGGAACCGTCACCGACCCGGCACGATCCATCGAGATCACGAACGATGCCCTGAACTTCGTTCCGATCTGATCGAATATTCTCCGAATATTTTTTATTGTCCGAATATTTTTATAAAGGTCCGACGGTATGGAATCTCCGGAGGATCCATTCCATGGGCCGTCAAATCTCCGTTTTTTCCTTCTTCCTTTCATTTCCCCGGCATTTTTCGTCTCCTTCGGGGGGGTCCTCCATGTGGGCCCGGGCACGGCGTTCCTCATGATCCGCACGCAATCCTTAATCCATCCGCATCGCCAAATTATTGCTGATGGATGCCTACTCACTGGTGACGCGGAATACCGTCGAGGTCGTCACCGAGGACGAATTATCGAATCTCCTCGCAAAACCCCAGAAGAAAGTATATGCGGGGTATGAGCCGAGCGGCGAGATCCACCTGGGGCACCTGGTGACCATCAACAAACTGATGGACATGAAAGAGGCCGGGTTCGAGGTGATCGTCCTGCTCGCCGACCTCCACGCGTTCCTCAACAGGAAAGGGACCATGGAGCAGGTACGTGAACTCGCGGATTATAATCGCCGGTGTTTCGAGGGGCTGGGACTCTCCGGAGTCCGGTACGTGCTTGGTTCCGACCTCCAGCTTAATCCCGAGTACGAGTTAAACGTCCTCACCCTTTCGCAGGCGATCACCCTGAACCGGGCCAAAAGGAGCATGGACGAGGTGGGGAGGCAGATGGAGGCCCCCACCGTCTCCCAGATGATCTATCCCATCATGCAGATGGTCGATATCGCGAGCCTTGGAGTAGATGCCGCGGTCGGTGGGATCGACCAGCGCAAGATCCACATGCTGGCCCGGGAATACCTCGTCACGGCGGGATACCCGGCACCGGTCTGCATCCACACCCCCATTCTGAACGGCCTGGACGGAAAGAAGATGTCCTCCTCGAGTGGTAATTACATCTCGGTTGCCGACTCCGTGGAAGATATCGAGCGCAAATGCCAGAAGGCATTCTGCCCGCCGGAGTGCGAGGAAAATCCAGTACTGCAGATCCTGCAGTATC
This window harbors:
- a CDS encoding tyrosine--tRNA ligase; its protein translation is MDAYSLVTRNTVEVVTEDELSNLLAKPQKKVYAGYEPSGEIHLGHLVTINKLMDMKEAGFEVIVLLADLHAFLNRKGTMEQVRELADYNRRCFEGLGLSGVRYVLGSDLQLNPEYELNVLTLSQAITLNRAKRSMDEVGRQMEAPTVSQMIYPIMQMVDIASLGVDAAVGGIDQRKIHMLAREYLVTAGYPAPVCIHTPILNGLDGKKMSSSSGNYISVADSVEDIERKCQKAFCPPECEENPVLQILQYHIFPRVTEVVVRRPEKFGGDRTFETYGEMEDAYRKGEIHPLDLKKTVARYLSEVLACVRDYIN